In the Deinococcus apachensis DSM 19763 genome, GGGGACTGGGCGGCGAATGCTCGGTAGGGTGAGGGCGGCAGCCAGCGAACCGTCCTGCCCGTTGGCCCCGAGGTCGAGCAAACGCCGTTCCCGTCGAGTTACTCGGCTCCGTGTACGCCCCGGACATCCTGGACATCGGCCGCCGGATGCTGGCCGCCGCCCGGGAGAACCTCGAGTGGAACCTGGAACAGCTTCGCGACGCCAGGCCCGGAGAGCCGCTGCCCTACGACCCCCGCTTGGGCGTGACCCGCGAGGAGTACGGGCGATTCCGGGACGCCAAACCTTGAGGAGTGGTTTGGCAACATCGACACCGAATTGGCTCGGTCTGCCCGCGGCGGCAGTGCGAAGCCCAAGGTGACGGTGGAGAACATCGAGTCCGGGGCGGTGGATTTCAAGGCGCTGGCCGAGGAGACCTGCCGGAAGTTGCAGAACAGCTTCGAAAAGGGCTAGGCACTGGGCAACGCTCGCAAAACTGGGACGGCGAAAGCCAAGCCTAAGCGGGGTACCCGCAGCAAGAAGTAACCTCACGTCAGACCATGCCCCCGGCAAACAGCCGGGGCTGGTTTATGGCACCTTCCCATGGTTCTTGCGCATCAGAAGCGTTCCGCTAGCGCGCTGCGCGACGGCATAAGGGTGGCGCACCGGGGCTGCGGTGCATCCTCGTGAACTTCCTGATCGGCGCGTGCGCCGAGAGTCCGCTGCCCCTGAGTGTGCCGAGCAGTTCGCCCCCTGCCCGCCCCATGCGTTACCGGTCAATCTCTATGAGCCAAGCTAGCCTGAGGCGACCGTCTGAACACCCAGGCCAACGCCACCATCAGCACCCCCCACAACTCGCTGCGCCACTCCGCGCTGTCCGCCCCCGTCCCCAGCGTCACCGCCGTGACATTGATCGAAAAGTGCAGCAGCACGCACGGCAGCACCCTCCCCCCGCCGCGCTCCCACACCCACGACATCAGGAACGACCACCCCACCACCTCCAGCACATACGGCGCGAACGCCTGCCCGTACTGCCCGGAACCTGTCACCCAGAACAGTGGCAAGTGCCAGGTGGCCCACAGCACTCCCAGCACCACGCTGGTCACCAGCGGCCCGTAGCGGGCATTCAGGCGCGGTTGGGCGTACCCCCGCCACCCGGTTTGCTCCGCCACGCCGAACAGCACGAACGCGAACAGCAGCACCAGCGTGCCGGTGTTCGCGTGCAGCCAGTGTCGGGGGGCGGCCCCACCACTGGCCAGGCTGAGCAGATTGGCTGCTGTCACGAGCAGCGGCACGCTGAGGGCGGAGACGAGCACGACGGGCAGGGGCAGGCGGGCGGGCTTGAGCTGGACGAGCAGGGCGCGCAGGCCCTGCCTTCCCGAGGCGAGAGTGGTGAGGAGGGTGGCGGCAACGAAGGGGCCGAAATCGCCCAGGACGCTGAGCAGCAGTGCAGGGGAGGGTGGAGTGAAGGACACGGGCTGGCGCAGGGCGAGGACGATGCCGAAGCAGGTCCAGGAGAACAGGTAGGTGAGCAGGAAGAAGGGCCAGGGACTGTAGGCCCAAGGACGATAAGGAGAGCGGGTGAGCGCGGACACGCCGCCCGTTGTAGCGCACGTGTTCGCGCGACGCAGCTGACTTTGACGACAGCGCGACGCCCAGGTGGATGCTGGCCTAGGACGACCGGGACTGAGCAAACACGCTTGTGTGCATGAAGGGAACACCGGACCTCCTATGCTGCTTGTCACGGCCCCTCCGGGTTCATTTCCCCCTATGACTTCCTTCTCCCGCTCCTCCCACCCCTACCTCGCCCGCGCCAAGGGCGGTCATGCCGCGGTGCGTTGCAAGGACGCCAGGAATGCCGAGGTCGAGAACGTCTTCGGGCACATTTCCCGGATGTTCGACCGCGGCTCCATCCGTGGGCTCAGGGTCTTCGACTTCGCCCGCCTGCGCGCCCTTCGTGCCCTGACGGGCCTACCGAACTGGGTGGAACTGCACCTGCTGCTGAGCGCCCTCGTGACGCTCCTCCAGCAGGTCGTGCGTCACGAGGACGACGAGACCACCATCGCGCGACAAGCACGACCAAGAACCATCCGGCCCGCAGTGCCCGCCAGGGTGGAGCCCCGACCGGCCGCATCGTTCTGAGCGGTCGAGCGGCTCGTGGTGCTTCTCAGAACGATGTGACAGCCCGTCCCCGCCTCGTCAGCCCCCGCTGACCTGCTCCGCCTCGCGCGTTGAGCCGCGGACCTCACCACGCCGAAGTCTTTGCCCCAGAAAGGCTTCGACCTTGAAGCAGTACCTTACCATCAATGAGCAGGCGACGCGGCACTCCTGGCAGGCCCGCGGAGCAACTCGTCTAAGGGGGCAGATCACGGGCTGCAGAGCGGGGCTCCAAGCCTGGTTGGGGGGAATCTGCTGTGCGTGGAGGACGAGAGGTATCATCCCGCCTGTTGCTCCCCAGGTGGGAGCGGTGACGGGGCTGGGCCGCGCCACCATCGCCTGAGCGAGGAAGAGCGCTGCCGTGGGCATCCGGACCAGCGCGGTGAACACTGGATGCCGAACCGTCACCGCGGGCTTGATCCTGTTCCCGACGCCACCTCAAGTGGGTCTGGGACAGTTCCTGTCATGGCGATTCGAAGGCGACAGGGAGAGGGAACGGTCCACCCGATCATTCTCAATGGCCAGGTGGTGAGCTGGCGTGGCTTGGCGAGCTACCAGGATCCGGAGACGGGGGTGCGCCGCCGCAAGTCGGTCTGCCGCAAGACCCGGGAGCAGGCGGAGCGGGCGTTCAGGCACCTGATCCGTTCCCTCCCCAAGGGGAGATCAGTCCGGCCCCGAACGGCCCAGGAGGTGGCCTGGACCGTGACCGCAGGCCCGGACTCGCTCAGCGCCTACCTGGGCCGCTGGCTGGAGCACAAGCGGCGGAGCGTGCGGCCCTCCACCTACCGGATGTACGTGGCGGGATTGCGCCCGGTCGACGGGCCATTGGGAGAAAGGGAGCTGACGGGTCTGACCGTACTGGACATCCAGACGCTCGTCGATGCCCTGTGCCCGACCCATGGTCCACGTGCTACCGGACGGGCGCTGCACCTGCTGCGGATGGCCCTGAGGCAGGCGGTCCGCTGGCAACTCCTCCCCGTGAACGTGGCGGAGCACGTGGACAAGCCCCGGGTCGAGCGGGAGGAGATGACGGTCTGGACGCCGCAGCAGGCCAGGCGCTTCCTGGAGGTGGCGGCCGGGCATCGCCTGGGGCCGCTGTTCACGCTCGCCCTGAGCACGGGGCTGCGCCGGGGGAACTCCTCGCGCTGACCCGGGAGGATCTCGACTTCGGGGGACGGGCGCTCACCGTGCGGCGCAGCCTGATAAAGGACGAGCGGAGCCGCGACGTAACAGGCGAACCGAAGACCCGGGCTTCCCATCGGCGGGTCGTCCTCGCCCAAGACGTCCTGGAGACGCTACACCTCCACTGGCAACGGGAGCATCACGCGGGACAGGCCCCGCAGAAGACCGCCCCGGTGTTCACGGCCGCGTCCGGCAACCATGTGGAGCAGCGCCACCTGCAGCGCACCTTCGAGGCGCTGCTCCAGGAGGCGGGGGTCCCTCGGATCCGGTTTCACGACCTGCGGCATACGGTGGCGAGCCTACTGATCCGCCGGGGCGTGCCGCCCAAGGTGGTGTCTGATCGTCTAGGGCACCGGAACGTGGCGTTTACCTTGCAGGTGTACACGCACCTCTACGACGACCAGCGCGAGGCCGCTGCCCTGCCGCTGTCCCAGTTGCTATCGGGCAGGCCAGGGGTCGCCCCGGGAAAGGACGTCTCGGGGCCGGAACTGGCCCAGGGTCTGGAGGCCCTGCGGCGCTGGCATGCGGCCCTGACGGAGTTCCTGCGGGAGGCCCCGGAGTGGGCTCAGCGGGTGGCGGGAGATGCGTGGCCACGTTGACCGGTAACGAACGCGTGGCTTCTGGCAACCCGACAGGTGGCTCGTCGGCTTAACGGAGGTACTCCTGTGACGCGTACCCGCTGCGCCCGTTCCACTGCATACGGCACCAGCCCGACGCGCAGGACAACAGACGGACCGCGGTCCCCGAGGGCAGTGTCGCCACCTTGGCTGACTTCGCGGAGGGGCCCGCGCGCAGGTTGAGGTTGGTGGTCGTATGGCGGGTGGTCCCGTCGACAGGGGGTGCTGCGGCCGTGACGGGCGCTGCGACGGGCTGGGCCTGCTCGCTCTTGGGGCACCCGCTGGTGTACCCGAGGTCGCCGCAGACGTACGTGCCGTGGTCGCTCGGGCAGGAATGTCAGCGGTGGCAGCCGTCCCGGTGAGCCTGCGCGGGCGCGAACAGCATGAACAGGACGGAGGCCGCGCCGAACAGGAGCGTTCGTTTCATGCCCCACGGTGGCACGCGTGCATTCGTTTCGTGCGCTACTTTGCCGGGTGACCCAGGACGAACAGGGCACATCGATCGTGGACACCATCAGGGGCGCTTCTCGCTCGGGTATACCTGGACTCGGCCTTGAACCCGTCCTGCTCCGGGCCATGGGCCTGCAGGTTGAGCGGAGCGCCTGACTCAAAGCCGCCGCAAACAGGGCGCTTATCGACCTCCAAGCTTGCCTGGCCCTTCACCAGTGGTCGTCGAATAAGGACTGCTGAGTGTCAGGCGTATCAGGCACGCCGAACGCCTGCACTTCCCGGAACTCGAAGCCCCGTCCTTCCAACTGGAGCCGGGCGGGACCCGTAATCGCTGGGGCCGCCAGAATGCCCCTGACCACCTCTATTCCCACGATCCGCTGCACGGACTGCACGTACCGTGCGAGTTGCGAGACCGCATCCTGGGTCGCTTTCCCCCGCTTGAGCTCCACGACCACAAAGCGCCCTGTGCGTCCTGTGCGTATAGGTCAATGCCCCCGGATTCCACCAGGAGCTCCCGGTCCAGCACCTTGAGCCCGGGTTCGATGAGTTCCGGTTGCCGGGCGAGCATGGCCTGCATCTGGGCTTCGGAGCCGGAGAGTGAATCCTGCTTCCTCGGTGAGTTCCAGGGCTTGGGCGAGATGAGGTTCCAGGAAGACGACGCGAACGAGTTCGGTCGGGCTGCGGCGCGAAGCGAGCAGGACGGCACGGTCATCCTCGACGAGGGCGGTGATCTCGTCCGTCCGGGGTTGCCAGTTCATGGGCTTGACGCCTTTCGGGGCGTGAATCTGAACGCTGCTGTCGCGCTTGAGGAGGACCAGGTAAGCGCCAACGTCCGCCGTGCTCGCTGCACGTCCGTGATAAGTGACCTCGGCCAGTCCGGCGACCTGGACTAGGCAGTCCCGGGTGCGAGTGTGCCGGAGCAGGAACGCAGTCAGTTCCAGGGGAGTGGGGGAGAGGAGCTGCTCGCGAATCACTGCCCTATGCTAGCCACGAACTGAAAACAGCGCTCCGCCCATTCCCACGGGATGGGGCTTCCGGAGTGGGCCTCAGGAACTGGGTGAGGGAGAACGTGCCACAACACATCGCAGAGGTGAACCACATGACTGCAGGGCAGGACCAAATGACCGAAACGTTCCAGATCACGATACGGGACCCGCAACTCTGCCCGAACGAGGACGATGTCCTTCAGAACGAGGCAGGACAGCCCGTTCATGTAGACCGGAGTGTGAGACCAGGACTGCTGCCAGACACCTGGATCGCGAAGCAAGACGGCTTAGCGGGCGAGCTGCGTTCCGGGAATGAGC is a window encoding:
- a CDS encoding CPBP family intramembrane glutamic endopeptidase, producing MSALTRSPYRPWAYSPWPFFLLTYLFSWTCFGIVLALRQPVSFTPPSPALLLSVLGDFGPFVAATLLTTLASGRQGLRALLVQLKPARLPLPVVLVSALSVPLLVTAANLLSLASGGAAPRHWLHANTGTLVLLFAFVLFGVAEQTGWRGYAQPRLNARYGPLVTSVVLGVLWATWHLPLFWVTGSGQYGQAFAPYVLEVVGWSFLMSWVWERGGGRVLPCVLLHFSINVTAVTLGTGADSAEWRSELWGVLMVALAWVFRRSPQASLAHRD
- a CDS encoding site-specific integrase, whose amino-acid sequence is MASYQDPETGVRRRKSVCRKTREQAERAFRHLIRSLPKGRSVRPRTAQEVAWTVTAGPDSLSAYLGRWLEHKRRSVRPSTYRMYVAGLRPVDGPLGERELTGLTVLDIQTLVDALCPTHGPRATGRALHLLRMALRQAVRWQLLPVNVAEHVDKPRVEREEMTVWTPQQARRFLEVAAGHRLGPLFTLALSTGLRRGNSSR
- a CDS encoding site-specific integrase, producing the protein MRRSLIKDERSRDVTGEPKTRASHRRVVLAQDVLETLHLHWQREHHAGQAPQKTAPVFTAASGNHVEQRHLQRTFEALLQEAGVPRIRFHDLRHTVASLLIRRGVPPKVVSDRLGHRNVAFTLQVYTHLYDDQREAAALPLSQLLSGRPGVAPGKDVSGPELAQGLEALRRWHAALTEFLREAPEWAQRVAGDAWPR
- a CDS encoding SH3 domain-containing protein, which produces MRAGPSAKSAKVATLPSGTAVRLLSCASGWCRMQWNGRSGYASQEYLR